Genomic DNA from Haloterrigena alkaliphila:
TCGAGCAGAATGTCTGCCGAATCCTCGCCGAGTGCTGGCGGGCCCCGCTCGATGGTACCCGGCGTCTCCGAGAGGACGACGGGCGTAGCGGTGGCGGTCACCTCCTCCCCGTCGACGTCCTCGATTTGCGTGAGCGTCCCACGTTGCTGTAGGTGTTCGTCTCTGGCGGCTTCGGCCACTGTCTGGAGTTCTGCTGCCGGCACCCCCTCCTCGAGAAGCGTGTCGATTAGTTCGTCGCGAGTGTAGTCGTGAAACTCCGACTCGAGTGCAGCGATTAGTTCGCTTCGGTTTTTTAACCGATCTTCGGTCGTCTCGAATCGTGGATCGTCGATCCAGTCTGGGCGGTCAACGGCGTGACAAACGCGCTCCCAGAGGTGTTGGAAAGGCGTTGATAGGTAGATCGGGTCGGTTCCAGTCTCGAAGATGCCAGAAGGGGCGTATAATTCCCAAGAGTGCCCCTGACGCTGGGGTTGCTCGCCGGTTTTGTCGTACTGGGTGTACCAGTGACCCATGAATACGGCCGCAGTATCGAACAGCGAGGCTTCGATTTTCTGGCCTTCTCCAGTCTGACGCACATGTCGGAGTGCGGGCCAGATAGCGAAGGCAGCATAAATTCCGGTTCCGATGTCGATCGTCGACGCACCGATACGCGAAGGCTTCCGATCGGGTTCGCCAGTCACCCACATTAGTCCGGACATTGCCTGTGCGAGCGGATCGAACCCCGGTCGGTTGCGGTAGGGGCCCTCCTCGCCGTAGCCAGTGATCGAACAGTAGACTAGTTGGGGGTTGATCTCAGCGAGAGTCTCGTAGTCGGCACCGAGGTCAGCCATCTTCCCCGGCCGGTTGTTATGGACGAGAACGTCGGCATCCTCGACGAGGCGGTGGAGGACATCGGTTCCCTCGGCAGTCTTGAGGTCCAACACGAGAGACCGTTTGTTCCGGCCGAAGTTCGGCATCGTTGACCCGCCGCCGTATTCCCGTTCAGAACCGCCGCCCGGTGGTTCGATCGAAACAACGTCCGCGCCGAAATCTGCCAGCAAACTTGTTGCACACGGGCCCGCAACGGCCTGTGTCAGATCGATAACTGTAATGTCCCCTAAAGGGTTCTCGGACATGGCACGATATAGCTGATAGATCAACAAAACAGTTTGGATCAGTTGACCACATCGGGTGGCAGTAGATCATCACGATCGTGAGCAGCTCTCGACGCCGTGAAACGCGTCTATAAGCATGATACTGCTAACGGCTTGGTATTCTACTCTCAGGAGCGGGTTCAATCAGGGTAGTCATCTCGGTTGTGTACTGAGCACCGGGGCAATCAGACGCCGATACGTTAGGTCCGGATGAGACAACGAAGGACCGCCTATCGAAACTCAAGCGTCGGAAATATATGAGAATCAATCGTCGTGCCGACCCCACCATTGGGAGAGCGCGATCAGTTCCAGCCCATATGAGTATCCAACCTAACAATCGGCTAACCCACAAAAGATCACAATCTGATAGTCCCCACAACAATTAATAGACAGAGCATTCTCGAGTGTGATATGGGTGGACAAAACCCACATGCGGTTAGTAGAGACTATCGTATCGATCGACGACGGTTCATGGCAACTGCGAGTACCGTTGCAGGACTCGGCCTCGTGGGGTCCGTGTCCGCACGCAGCGGACCTCCCTCGGCCGGCGCCAAGGACGGAAATGACGACCCGGAGGCCCAATCGCTAGATGTAGTCGACGAAGAGTGGCTCAGTGACCGGCTCGTGGAATACACGTTCGATAACCCATTAGTTGACCCTCCACTCGACCAGACGAACACGAGAGTCTTCGTACCCTCCGGATACCACGAGTCAGAAGAAACGTATCCGACGTTGTACCTGTTCCACGGGGGACCGGGATCAGCTGCTGATTGGACAACAGATGACAGCGGCCCTGGACCGCTGCAAAATTACTTCGACGCCGATATCGTGGTCGTAATGCCGGATGGGACGGATGGCTGGCACTCCGACTGGTACAACGACGGAGCGTTTGGACCGCCGAAGTGGGAGACGTACCACGTCGAGCAACTCATCCCCTTCATCGAGAACGAGTTCAGGGTACGATCAACCCGGCAAGGCCGGATCGCGGCTGGGTTCTCGATGGGCGGGGTGGGTTCGTTGACGTTGGGGGCTCGCCACCCGGATCTGTACGCCGGCGTGTACGCCCTCTCTGGGACACCTTATCTCTTAGACTACGCGAAAGAGGTAGTCGAATCAGGCGATTGGGGGCCAGGAATGGAAGGGAGACTCGGAGCCTGGGGAGATCCACGCGAACAAGAGACGCGTTGGAAGGGCCACAACGCGCAGTACATTACGGAAAACCTCCAAAATACCCGAGTCCATATCGCCGTTGGCAACGACGGGCCCATCGAACCGCGGGCGTATGAATTCGGCGTCGAACTCGTGGAACGGCTAGACGCTGCGAACGTCGAGCACGACTTCTACGTTAACCACGACCGTGGTCACAGCTACGAATGGACACACCAGGATATCAAACGCTTACAGGACGACTTCCTGGATGTATTCCAGCGCGACCCCGTCGATCCGTCGGGCTTCAACTACCGATCCATCGAGCCATGCTTCGACGTGTGGGATTGGCAGGTCAATCGTCCAGCACTCACTCGAGAGACTGCCGAGTTTCTCGACCTTGAGAACGTGACTGCCGACAGGTTTACCGTCACTGGGAGAGGCAAGATTGAATTCGTTACACCAGGGTTCTACGAGCCCCAGGGCCGTTTTGCTATCACTGCCGACGGGAAGACATCGAGTGTTAATCCAGGTGTCGTTACGGCCGATGATGAGGGCCGATTGTCGTTCACCGTGAAAGCGGGCCCACCGGGCAGACCGAATGGCGGCGTACCCGAAGAAAGTGCCGTTGGCGACCGAAAGAAGGTTGAGATTTCCATTATGCGTCGTTAGCTAATCACACAGAGAACGAGAGTCGGTCGCAAAGTCACTGCAGCTCTCGAGGGGGCCCATGTGAAACCCCTCTCGTCGAGCTCTACTTCTGGATATCGTTCAGAGTGGCCTGTTTGCGGGGCAGAATTCCATTATCCGAACGATATTCGATTCTCTCTTCTGACGTATGGTTTTTACCACACGAAAATATATGGTCGATGCGGCCTATTACTCTTCCAATGACCAGCACTCCCCCAAAAACGATCAAAGCCGTCGAACACACCTGTACGATCCTCAATGAACTCCGGGGGTCTGGTGGTCTGACGGTCACAGAACTATCTGACCGCGTCGGGCTTACTCCCGGCGGTGTGCACAATCATCTGACAACTCTGAAACAGCAGAATATGGTTCAACAAGACGGGACAACCTACCGACTCGGTCCTGACTTTCTGCTATACGGCGCACATATCCGCAACAACAGCGGTCTGATACAGGCCGGGAAAGGAGTTGCCGATAAACTCGCCCACGAAACCGGTGAAATTGCTAGCCTACACCTCGAACACGACCGGAAACTGTTCGTCATTCACGAGCGATTCGGTGATAACGCGATCGGTCGATCATACCACATCGAGAAGCGGGCAGAGGCGACGAAGTATCTCCACTGCACCGCCAGCGGAAAAGCGATCCTCGCTCACTTGCCCGAGGAACACCTCGAGACGATCCTCGAGGAGCAGGACCTCGTCGAGTTTACGTCGAACACGATCACGGATCCGGACGAGTTACGGAGCGAGCTGGAAGTCGTCCGAGAGCAGGGCTTCGCGTTGAGCCGAGAAGAAGAGATGAACGGAGTCCGCACTATCGGTGCGCCCGTTCTGGGTGCCGATGACGGTGTCGTGGGGGCGATCAGTCTCGTTGGGCCAACGAGCCGACTCAAGGGCGACACGTTCGAGCAAGAGTATCCGGAACGAATGGTAGAGGCTGCAAACATGATCGAAATCAATCTTCAGACTGGTGATGCGGAATTGTGAACCGCAAACCACCGCTATCGGCTAGTCCCGTTTCCAGCAAGCACCACGATACCGTATATGGATTCCAGTGAATTAATTCATTACCATTACCTCAATGGGCATGGCAACTTGAGACAATCTCCGGCCATCTCGTCGTTTAGAGCAAGTATCATTCTGTCAGCAGGTCTTGCTGAAAAGGTTTGCTGAACACGACTGCTTCGATACTATCTGAAACGGTGGTTCGTTTCGACTTGCTGAGAGTACTGACCGATCAGTGACACGAGGAAGGAAATTTGCCAAATAGCGAAACGGTAAACGCGGAATAAGCCTGCTGGAGAAATGCTCATCCAGCCGTCGTTCTCTGGAGTACGAACCTACTCATCACCATAACCGTGGCCGGTTATAATCGAAGAGTCTCGGGTCAATTCTCACTCTCCGGATTTTCTTCTCGATCTCCCGCATTCGGTCTCAGTCATCGGACTCGAGCAACCGGTCGATTTCCTCCTCGGAAAGCCCGTGCTCCGAGAGCACCTCATGGGTGTGTTCGCCGACCTGGGGCGGCCCATGCTCGACTTCGACCGGAGTCTTGCTATACCGCACTGGACTGATTGTGGCGATCACCTCCTTGCCGTCGACATCCTCGATCCGCTTGAGCGTTCCGCGCTCGTGAAGATGTTCGTCATGGGTGGCCTCGGCTACCGTCTTGAGTTCCGATGCGGGGACGTCCGCCGCCAGCAGTCGCTCCAGCAGTTCTTCGCGGTCGTACTCGACGAATGCCGACTCGAGTTCCTCGGTGAGAACGTCGCGGTGCTCAAGGCGCTTCTCATTCGAGGCAAATCGAGGATCTTCGAGCAAGTCTGGTCGGTCGATCGCCTCGGGAACCCGCTCCCAGAGGAACTGGAACGGCGTGGCGAGGTAGATTGGCCCTGTTGCGGTCTCAAAGATGCCGGCAGGGGCGTAGGTGTCCCACGAATCGCCCTGGCGGTGTGGTTGCTCGCCCGTCTTATCGTAGAGCGTGTACCAGTGGCCCATGAAGCCCGCGGCGGTGTCGAACAACGAGGTCTCGACTTTTTGCCCTTGGCCGGTTCGTCGTGCGTGGCGGATGGCCGTGAGCATCGCGAACGCCGCGTAGATACCGGTCGCGTAGTCGGCGACGGAGACGCTAATCCGGGATGGGGTCCGGTCAGGCTCACCGGTCGACCACATCATACCAGAGATCGCCTGGGCGAGCGGATCCACCGCAGGTCGGTCGCTGTAGAGCCCAGCCTCGCCGTAGCCGGTAACTGAGCAGTAGACCAGCTGGGGGTTGATATCGGCGAGCGTACCGTAGTCACAGCCCAGTTCAGCGTTCTTCTCTGGACGGTTGTTGTGGATGAATGCATCGGCGTCTTCAACAAGGTCGTGGAGGGCTGCGACCCCTTCAGGTGTCTTCAGGTCGAGGACCACCGATCGCTTGTTTCGGGCGACGTTCGGCATTGGGATTCCACCGCGATAGTGTCGTGCGGTCTTTCCGCCTGGCGGTTCTACAGCGATGACGTCTGCACCGAGATCTGCAAAGATGACACCAGCTGTCGGACCAGCGACTCCCTGTGAGGCATCTACGAGCGTAATATCTGCTAACGGTCGAGCGTCCATACACAACTCGAACCCGTCCCATGTAGTTATCGTTTCTGGTCACGAGGCCCAATATTCGATTGATTGGACCGGGTGACGTTCGATTCATAGCTGACTCTCCTCACCGTCGTACGCTCGTTTCACTCCGATCCCGAACGCCAACTTTCACCAGAGAAAAATATCTATTGGTTACTCCCGCTGGAGGCAATGCAGTGATTAGATCGCCGAAAGCAGTTGTTGCACCGGTTTAGATGGGATATCTGTGTAGCCCGCGCGTCCTCATTGAGGAATCAATCGCTTCTAGTTCTGTATCACTGATTCCGAAACTCGCGGTATGGTTCCGGTGGAGATCCATTTCTGTACCGATTGTCTAGTGTAGCAACTCAGCGATGTTCATCAAGTGAATCCCCGTCCCATCAAGTGTGATGTGATACAGATCATCTTAACTGTCGCCTGTAGATCGGACTTATAAACCTAATCGTGGACATCTTTTCGGCTGGATCGAGCCTAACTTCTCTAACTATAGAACGAGATACGAAATCAAGGGGCAGAAAAATGGAGGCGAATACCGGGTTCCATCTGTTAAGACAGTATCTGAAATTGTGCCGTCTCACTTTTCACGCTTCAACGAAGCAGCGCTATTGCGTCGATCCAAACATCTTAGTAGATATCAGCTAATGATAGCACATGACTGTCGTATTATTACCGGTCGGCGAAGATGTGGATCGCGCCCGACAGGTCGCTGAGGCAGTATTGGATCTCCCTGGAGAGACCAGCGAACTCGAGGTAATCGTTCTGAACGTCTTCACCGAGTTCGATGTTGCCGACGAGGGAACGAAGGTTTCTTCGGACCAGTTCTACGACGAAACTGATTTCCCGGAGAGCATGGAGACGGTGATCTCACTCCTCAAAGAGGGCGGAGCAACAATTCGACCGAAACGAGCGCACGGAGAACCAGCCGAGGAGATCATCGCAGAGGCTAACTCCGTCAACGCCGATTATATTGCTATCAGTGGTCGAAAACGCAGCCCAACCGGAAAGGTACTCTTCGGTAGTGTCACGCAGTCCGTCCTGCTCAGTGCTGAAACGCCGGTAATCGTTACAATGGCTGAATGAGAAGGAAACGACACTGACAAATCACACTATAAACATTCTCTAGTGTCTTCAACTGGGTAGTTGAGCAAGCGTCGGTTGCATACAAAGCATAACACACACCGTCGATTGTGACTACGATGAGGTCTATAGCCAGTGATTCCAGTTTAAACTTCAGTGCTGATGCCGGGAGTATGATACGTGCGCTCATAGCGAGCAGTATCACCGTAGTGGCGAACTGACCACAGTACTTACTTTGGGGAGCAGGGCTATACAGGTTGAGTTGGCCGCGAGTATAACTATCACCGCTAATTACCGCAGACAACACGCATCCGTTATTGAAGAGGGAGTCCCCTATATCGTGCAGATAGTCGCTCAGCATGGGTAATAGCCGAATTCCGAGTGAAGCATTATCGAAAGTCGAAGGAACATTCGCCGAAAGGTTGAAACTGCAACAAGATCACCTACTTGAGAAGGCTCCGAGGCACTTCTGACTACGGATTTGTCCAAAACTCTCACATCACAGATCTGTTGAACCTACTGTAGGGTCTCCCTTCACCGGAATCAGAAGTTGAGGCTGGTGTTCTCAATGCATAGCTGGTAGCAATTCAATTCACTTCGATCGCTACTCCGTGATCAGTCCGACGACGTCATTGACAGTGAACAGGTGAAGATCGTCCCGTTCCGATTCGGCTTCCTTGACTGCGGACGAGAATCCAGACCGACTGAATAGCGCATACGTGTACTCTGGGTCACCACCGCTGTCTGGATGCCAGTCTACTTTCGGGGCTTCAGATTCGAGTTGACTGAGGACATCGTATCCAACCGCGTCCTGTCGGAACTTCACCTCACCGACGAGGAGTATCTCTCCATTCGTCGGAGCCACGATGTCGATCTCGCTTCCACTACCATCCCACCAGTTCCCAGGTTCCTCTACGAAGCGATACTCGTCGCCGAACGCGTACAGGACAGCATGCTGGCATAACTGCTCGAACGTCCCACTGACGAAGTCCGGCAGTTCTGGGTCGATGAGGTCGGTGTAAGCGTCCTCGCCATATACCTCGTACCGCGCTGTCCGCCCATAGACGAATCTGAACCAGAACCGGAACAATGGATCTGTGATCGAATACTGACCTTTCCGGCTCCGATCCGGATCGACGGTGACTGGGTAGTTTCGTTCGATAATGCGCAAGTCATTCAGTCGGTCGAGATAATAGCCGACACTACTATTACTGATTCCGGCACCCTGGGCGACTTCGTTCTTGACTCGGTTTCCTTCCGCAAGCGACTTCAATATCGCAAAATAACGGTCGACCTCGTCCAGTTCCCGGTGGAGCACGTTTTCGGGCTCCTCGTGGAGCCCTCCGTCACGCCGTAACAGCGTTCTCGTGACGTTCTTCTCGAGCGTCTCGTCGTCTTCGACGGCTCGCAAATACTCTGGCGTCCCGCCGAAGACACCGTAGGTCATCACCTGTTCAACGGGGGAATAGTCGGGGAAAAACGACATCGCCGCCCCGAAGCGGAGCGGGCCAACTTCAATCTCCCCGTTCGGGTTCTTGGCGACGCGACCGTACAACGGCGCTGTTCCTTCAAGGGCGTACTCGTGCATCATTCCGATAGCGGACCCGGTCAGCACGAAGGTCGTTGCAGTTTTCTCAGCGGTATGATCCCAGACGCGCTGCAAGATCGACGGGAGTGCGTCCGTTTGCTCGACGAGGTACGGGAACTCGTCGACGATGATGACTGCATCCTGCTCGGCAAGAAATTCGAAGAGGGGTTCCCACTCTTCACGGATCCGCGTGATCCCTGGATACACTTCGGCAGCGTCGTTGATGAACGAGGAAATCTGCTGGTCTGCAGTCCCTCTAGTCGCCTGGTAGTAGACGGCGTCGTTGCGATCTCGGATCGACTCGATCGCAAGCGTCGTTTTTCCCATCCGCCGTCGTCCCCAAACTACCGCCAGTGCTGCGGTATCGCTCTCGTAGAGTTTACCGAGGCGTTTCAGTTCCCGTTTCCGATTTACAAATCCAGTCATTGTGCCCGCTTCGAAGGGGACACGTAAAACTGTTCCTCTAAAGGGGTCTGAACTAACTTAGTTTAGACTAACGTATCTCGGGCACCCTTAGACGAGTTCTTGATGCTGTAGTGTTTTAGTGCCAGCTAGTGCCATCAACGCAGGTATCTCGACGCGCAATCTTCCGGACCATCGCACAGACGCCCTACTCCGAGTGGCCTGTCTACAATTCATCACCGCTGTACGACCAGAGCTCACTCGATGGTCTCGAAGCGGACATTCGAACCGTTGCACCGGTCTGGTTTGATCATGATACTCACGAGTCGGTCGAGGAATTCGTTTGCCACTACCCGCTGGCATACGTCGATTTCCAGCCGAAAGACCGATATTCTGGTGCAACGCGGTACGAGATGTCTCAGCTCTTTCGGGTGTTTCTGCTCAAAGAACTCTACGGCTGGAATCACGAAACAGCATTCGTCGAGTACCTCAATCACCACGCTGACCTCGGTGAGCAACTGGGTCTGGATACAGTACCCGACCAATCGACGCTGTGGCGCAGTTGGCACAAGCGGTTCGAAGCTGACCTTCGCAAGACAGTTGAGGCGGCTGCGCGGACGATTCTCATCAAAGCCCAGGATGCGGGGGTCGAGGTTCCGCGTGATCCTGAGCGGACGGTCCGTCACCTAGACAGCGACGACGGAGATTCGACCCCGGACGAGCAGGGCATCTTGGAGCAGGCGAAGACGATCACGGACCACGTCAGTCGGGTCGTCTTCCCAGTATTCTCGCTGGACCGTGGTGAGGGCTGTGAAATCCACGAGAACGCCTACTGGGGCTTACAGACCCATCTGGGGCTCCGTGAGAATCTCGCTGCCAACGAGGGCGCTCGCAGTTTCGTCTACGAATCGACGCGTGACCGGACACCGTTAGGGCACATCCATCGCGACCAGATTCGTGACCTTTCCATCGCGAAAATTCGCGTGATGTACCGACAGGCCGTCAGGAGGCTCCTAAACGAAGTTGGTAGGACAGAGGAGTTCTTCCGAGCGGGGATCGTCGCAATTGACATCACCGAAGCTGACCCGTTTACCGGTGATAGAACGGGCTACGAAGACGAGATCATCGGAACAAAGGAGAAGACCGACGAGTACACCTACCAGTGGGCGACAGTCCAGTTAGTCGGCAATACAGTGCCGATTGTGCTGGACGCGCGGCCAGTTCGGAAAGGAGAGTCCCGACTAGAAATCGTTGAGGACCTCTTGGATTCGGCTGAGGAGATGATTCACGTCGATAACGTGCTAATGGACCGGGAGTTCGACAGCCAGCATGTCCTGGAGATGCTTAGCCAGCGTGGGCTCTCGTACGTCGTGCCCAAGCGGATGCAGACCAGTGAGAAAGCTCAGGCGAAACGACTGCTCCAGCGCGGAAAGGATCGGTACGAGACCGAGCGGAAGCTGCATCTCGGCGACAACGAGTGGCACCACACGTCGCTGATCTACCGCCGGAAAGAGAACTTTGAACACGACGATCACCGGCAGTATTCGGTGTTCATGACGAATCGGGGGAGCGGGCACCTCACTGAGTACGGCTATCGCTGGGAGATCGAGAGCGGGTACAAATCGATCAAGCGGTTCATGGCTGCGACGACCTCGAA
This window encodes:
- a CDS encoding ATP-binding protein; its protein translation is MTGFVNRKRELKRLGKLYESDTAALAVVWGRRRMGKTTLAIESIRDRNDAVYYQATRGTADQQISSFINDAAEVYPGITRIREEWEPLFEFLAEQDAVIIVDEFPYLVEQTDALPSILQRVWDHTAEKTATTFVLTGSAIGMMHEYALEGTAPLYGRVAKNPNGEIEVGPLRFGAAMSFFPDYSPVEQVMTYGVFGGTPEYLRAVEDDETLEKNVTRTLLRRDGGLHEEPENVLHRELDEVDRYFAILKSLAEGNRVKNEVAQGAGISNSSVGYYLDRLNDLRIIERNYPVTVDPDRSRKGQYSITDPLFRFWFRFVYGRTARYEVYGEDAYTDLIDPELPDFVSGTFEQLCQHAVLYAFGDEYRFVEEPGNWWDGSGSEIDIVAPTNGEILLVGEVKFRQDAVGYDVLSQLESEAPKVDWHPDSGGDPEYTYALFSRSGFSSAVKEAESERDDLHLFTVNDVVGLITE
- a CDS encoding CaiB/BaiF CoA transferase family protein, whose protein sequence is MDARPLADITLVDASQGVAGPTAGVIFADLGADVIAVEPPGGKTARHYRGGIPMPNVARNKRSVVLDLKTPEGVAALHDLVEDADAFIHNNRPEKNAELGCDYGTLADINPQLVYCSVTGYGEAGLYSDRPAVDPLAQAISGMMWSTGEPDRTPSRISVSVADYATGIYAAFAMLTAIRHARRTGQGQKVETSLFDTAAGFMGHWYTLYDKTGEQPHRQGDSWDTYAPAGIFETATGPIYLATPFQFLWERVPEAIDRPDLLEDPRFASNEKRLEHRDVLTEELESAFVEYDREELLERLLAADVPASELKTVAEATHDEHLHERGTLKRIEDVDGKEVIATISPVRYSKTPVEVEHGPPQVGEHTHEVLSEHGLSEEEIDRLLESDD
- a CDS encoding transposase codes for the protein MPSTQVSRRAIFRTIAQTPYSEWPVYNSSPLYDQSSLDGLEADIRTVAPVWFDHDTHESVEEFVCHYPLAYVDFQPKDRYSGATRYEMSQLFRVFLLKELYGWNHETAFVEYLNHHADLGEQLGLDTVPDQSTLWRSWHKRFEADLRKTVEAAARTILIKAQDAGVEVPRDPERTVRHLDSDDGDSTPDEQGILEQAKTITDHVSRVVFPVFSLDRGEGCEIHENAYWGLQTHLGLRENLAANEGARSFVYESTRDRTPLGHIHRDQIRDLSIAKIRVMYRQAVRRLLNEVGRTEEFFRAGIVAIDITEADPFTGDRTGYEDEIIGTKEKTDEYTYQWATVQLVGNTVPIVLDARPVRKGESRLEIVEDLLDSAEEMIHVDNVLMDREFDSQHVLEMLSQRGLSYVVPKRMQTSEKAQAKRLLQRGKDRYETERKLHLGDNEWHHTSLIYRRKENFEHDDHRQYSVFMTNRGSGHLTEYGYRWEIESGYKSIKRFMAATTSKNFGLRFFYFAFACLLYSIWRAVDLLVQVELTGEYEHAPIVTADNMLTLLKKKTGIG
- a CDS encoding CaiB/BaiF CoA transferase family protein — encoded protein: MSENPLGDITVIDLTQAVAGPCATSLLADFGADVVSIEPPGGGSEREYGGGSTMPNFGRNKRSLVLDLKTAEGTDVLHRLVEDADVLVHNNRPGKMADLGADYETLAEINPQLVYCSITGYGEEGPYRNRPGFDPLAQAMSGLMWVTGEPDRKPSRIGASTIDIGTGIYAAFAIWPALRHVRQTGEGQKIEASLFDTAAVFMGHWYTQYDKTGEQPQRQGHSWELYAPSGIFETGTDPIYLSTPFQHLWERVCHAVDRPDWIDDPRFETTEDRLKNRSELIAALESEFHDYTRDELIDTLLEEGVPAAELQTVAEAARDEHLQQRGTLTQIEDVDGEEVTATATPVVLSETPGTIERGPPALGEDSADILLEYGFDDETIDTLLEQEVIRDGKRGGE
- a CDS encoding alpha/beta hydrolase, with the translated sequence MGGQNPHAVSRDYRIDRRRFMATASTVAGLGLVGSVSARSGPPSAGAKDGNDDPEAQSLDVVDEEWLSDRLVEYTFDNPLVDPPLDQTNTRVFVPSGYHESEETYPTLYLFHGGPGSAADWTTDDSGPGPLQNYFDADIVVVMPDGTDGWHSDWYNDGAFGPPKWETYHVEQLIPFIENEFRVRSTRQGRIAAGFSMGGVGSLTLGARHPDLYAGVYALSGTPYLLDYAKEVVESGDWGPGMEGRLGAWGDPREQETRWKGHNAQYITENLQNTRVHIAVGNDGPIEPRAYEFGVELVERLDAANVEHDFYVNHDRGHSYEWTHQDIKRLQDDFLDVFQRDPVDPSGFNYRSIEPCFDVWDWQVNRPALTRETAEFLDLENVTADRFTVTGRGKIEFVTPGFYEPQGRFAITADGKTSSVNPGVVTADDEGRLSFTVKAGPPGRPNGGVPEESAVGDRKKVEISIMRR
- a CDS encoding universal stress protein, producing the protein MTVVLLPVGEDVDRARQVAEAVLDLPGETSELEVIVLNVFTEFDVADEGTKVSSDQFYDETDFPESMETVISLLKEGGATIRPKRAHGEPAEEIIAEANSVNADYIAISGRKRSPTGKVLFGSVTQSVLLSAETPVIVTMAE
- a CDS encoding IclR family transcriptional regulator encodes the protein MTSTPPKTIKAVEHTCTILNELRGSGGLTVTELSDRVGLTPGGVHNHLTTLKQQNMVQQDGTTYRLGPDFLLYGAHIRNNSGLIQAGKGVADKLAHETGEIASLHLEHDRKLFVIHERFGDNAIGRSYHIEKRAEATKYLHCTASGKAILAHLPEEHLETILEEQDLVEFTSNTITDPDELRSELEVVREQGFALSREEEMNGVRTIGAPVLGADDGVVGAISLVGPTSRLKGDTFEQEYPERMVEAANMIEINLQTGDAEL